One stretch of Acanthochromis polyacanthus isolate Apoly-LR-REF ecotype Palm Island chromosome 16, KAUST_Apoly_ChrSc, whole genome shotgun sequence DNA includes these proteins:
- the LOC127537778 gene encoding NLR family CARD domain-containing protein 3-like isoform X18, giving the protein MNSSDPFYSRQRRTTGPTEVHKMSDSEEEEEFPSSSRLSMKSDRSKGKPPDFSKEPEPSDTKVQIHRQRSEFPASSRLSMKSDRSKERPPDFSKEPEPSDTNRQRSEFPASSRLSMKSDRSKGETPDFSKEPEPSDTKVMKRRRVCVEEQPSCCARCQDVLKDPVSSSCGHWFCRQCISSDWDQSAPSGHSSCPQCGKRSRSSSCGQSVGLQEVLQEHKMSLRRRCEHVTEGSDEAGGGTLLNRIYTELYITEGHSGEADVQHEVEQLETASKKRLHDTPIRCQDIFKALPEQQRAIRVVLTNGVAGVGKTFSVLKFTLDWAEGGENQDVSVVVVLPFRELNLIRDEQHSLLTLLHVFHPTLQKVTAEQLAVCKLLFIFDGLDESRLSLDFTNRKVVSDVSQKSSLDVLLVNLMEGNLLPSALVWITSRPAAANQIPPKRVDRFTEVRGFTDVQKEEYFRRRISDEERSRTIISHMKTSRNLHIMCRLPVFCWITAAVLEHMLSTEQRGELPQTMTEMFSHFLLVQTQRKKKKYHEGPETSPQEQTEADREVLLKLGRLAFEHLEKGNIMFYREDLEQCGLDVTEASVLSGVCTQIFRRECEMFQKPVYCFVHLSIQEFLAAVYVFHCYTNRKTEVLEKFLREERKDLYVEDEDDDDKVKEEDNTDISSLDVFLNRVMEKSLLSRNGHLDLFVRFLHGLCLESNQRLLGGLLGRTENRPEIIQRIINNLKEMNSDGMSPDRSINIFHCLMEMKDLSVHQEIQEFLQSENRLEKELSDIHCSALAYMLQMSEEVLDEVDLNKYRTSVEGRRRLIPAVRNCRKFRLHVYDLSETHCEVVASALKSNPSHLIELDLSWNNLQDSSVKHLCDGLQSPNCKLETLRLEDCSVSEISCDSLVSALKSNPSHLEHLDLSGNYLQDSGVKHLSGFVESPDCILKTLRLRECSLSEISCDSLVSALKSNPSHLEHLDLSWNNLKDSSVKHLLDLVESPDCSLKTLRSVEGSISLCCFQQFSTKHSQYQSKDPVSPVNLQLLSEAVRAEWRQKHRDSSQPIRGATSLLSWCV; this is encoded by the exons atgaacagTTCAGATCCATTTTACAGCCGACAGAGGAGGACTACAGG accGACTGAAGTCCACAAGATGAGTGattctgaggaggaggaggagtttccATCCTCCAGCCGTCTGTCCATGAAGAGTGACCGGTCCAAAGGAAAACCTCCAGACTTCAGTAAAGAACCTGAaccctcagacacaaa agtTCAGATCCACAGACAGAGATCAGAGTTTCCAGCCTCCAGCCGTCTGTCCATGAAGAGTGACCGGTCCAAAGAACGTCCTCCAGACTTCAGTAAAGAACCTGAaccctcagacacaaa CAGACAGAGATCAGAGTTTCCAGCCTCCAGCCGTCTGTCCATGAAGAGTGACCGGTCCAAAGGAGAAACTCCAGACTTCAGTAAAGAACCTGAaccctcagacacaaa agtgatgaagaggaggagagttTGTGTGGAGGAGCAGCCGTCCTGCTGTGCTCGGTGTCAGGACGTCCTGAAGGATCCAGTCTCTAGCAGCTGTGGACACTGGTTCTGCAGACAGTGCATCAGCTCAGACTGGGACCAGTCTGCTCCATCAGGACACTCCTCCTGTCCCCAGTGTGGAAAAAGatccagaagcagcagctgtggacaaa GTGTTGGTCTGcaggaggttctgcaggaaCATAAGatgagtctgaggaggagatgtgAACATGTGACTGAAGGAAGTGATGAAGCAGGAGGTGGAACCCTCCTCAACAGGATCTACACTGAGctctacatcacagagggacacaGTGGAGAGGCTGATGTCCAACATGaggtggagcagctggagaCAGCTTCCAAGAAGAGGCTCCATGACACTCCCATCAGGTGCCAGGACATCTTTAAAGCCTTACctgagcagcagagagccaTCAGAGTGGTCCTGACCAACGGCGTGGCCGGCGTGGGAAAAACCTTCTCAGTGCTGAAGTTCACTCTGGACTGGGCAGAGGGCGGAGAAAACCAAGACGTcagtgtggtggtggtgcttcCGTTCAGGGAGCTGAACTTGATCAGAGATGAGCAGCACAGTCTTCTCACGctgctccatgttttccatccaACATTACAGAAGGTGACGGCAGAGCAGCTGGCTgtctgtaaacttttgttcatctttgacggtctggatgaaaGCAGACTTTCACTGGATTTCACCAACAGGAAGGTTGTGTCTGACGTCAGCCAGAAGTCATCGCTGGACGTTCTGCTGGTCAACCTCATGgaggggaatctgcttccctcggCTCTGGTCTGGATCACTTCCCGCCCTgcggcagccaatcagatccctcctaaACGTGTGGACAGGTTCACAGAAGTACGAGGCTTCACCGACgtccagaaggaggagtacttcaggaggaGGATCAGTGATGAAGAGCGCTCCAGAacaatcatctcccacatgaagacatccaggaacctccacatcatgtgtcgactcccagtgttctgctggatcactgctgcaGTTCTGGAGCACATGTTgagcacagagcagagaggagagctgcCCCAGACCATGACTGAGATGTTCTCACACTTCCTGCTGGTTcagacacagaggaagaagaagaagtaccATGAGGGACCTGAGACGAGTCCACAGGAGCAGACGGAGGCTGACAGGGAAGTTCTTCTGAAGCTGGGGAGGCTGGCCTTTGAACATCTGGAGAAAGGAAACATCATGTTCTACCGAGAAGACCTGGAGCAGTGTGGTCTGGATGTGACAGAGGCCTCGGTGTTGTCAGGAGTTTGTACCCAGATCTTCAGAAGAGAGTGTGAGATGTTCCAGAAACCAGTCTACTGCTTTGTTCATCTGAgcattcaggagtttctggctgcagtctacgtgttccactgttacaccaacagGAAGACGGAGGTTCTGGAGAAGTTCCTGAGAGAAGAACGGAAAGATCTTTATgttgaagatgaagatgatgatgataagGTGAAAGAGGAGGATAACACAGACATCTCATCCCTGGATGTTTTCCTGaacagagtcatggagaaatCCCTCCTCAGTAGaaatggtcacctggacctgtttgttcgcttccttcatggcctctgtctggagtccaaccagagactcttaggaggtctgctgggtcgGACAGAGAACCGTCCAGAAATTATCCAGAGAATcatcaacaacctgaaggaGATGAACAGTGATGGAAtgtctccagacagaagcatcaacatcttccactgtctgatggagatgaaggatcttTCAGTTcatcaggagatccaagagttcctgcagtcagagaacagaTTAGAGAAGGAACTCTCTGATatccactgctcagctctggcctacatgctgcagatgtcagaggaggttctggatgagGTGGACCTGAACAAGTACAGAACATCAGTGGAGGGAAGACggagactgattccagctgtgaggaactgcagaaagtttCG ACTTCATGTCTATGATCTCTCAGAGACTCACTGTGAAgtcgtggcctcagctctgaagtccaacccctcccatctgatagaactggacctgagctggaacaacctgcaggattcatcagtgaagcatctttgtgatggactgcagagtccaaactgtaaactggagactctcag attggaggaCTGCAGtgtgtcagagatcagctgtgactctctggtctcagctctgaagtccaacccctcacatctggaacatctggacctgagtggaaactacctgcaggattcaggagtgaaacatctgagtggttttgtggagagtccagactgcatcctgaagactctgag attaagggaatgcagtttgtcagagatcagctgtgattctctggtctcagctctgaagtccaacccctcacatctggaacatctggacctgagctggaacaacctgaaggattcatcagtgaaacacctgttagatcttgtggagagtccagactgcagcctgaagactctgaggtcagtagaaggttccatcagtctctgctgcttccagcagttttctactaaacacagtcagtatcaaagcaaagatccagtgtctcctgtaaacctgcagcttctcagtgaagctgtgagagcagaatggagacagaaacacagagacagcagtcagccaatcagaggagccacaagcttgttgtcatggtgtgtttga
- the LOC127537778 gene encoding NLR family CARD domain-containing protein 3-like isoform X19, producing MNSSDPFYSRQRRTTGPTEVHKMSDSEEEEEFPSSSRLSMKSDRSKGKPPDFSKEPEPSDTKVQIHRQRSEFPASSRLSMKSDRSKERPPDFSKEPEPSDTNRQRSEFPASSRLSMKSDRSKGETPDFSKEPEPSDTKVMKRRRVCVEEQPSCCARCQDVLKDPVSSSCGHWFCRQCISSDWDQSAPSGHSSCPQCGKRSRSSSCGQSVGLQEVLQEHKMSLRRRCEHVTEGSDEAGGGTLLNRIYTELYITEGHSGEADVQHEVEQLETASKKRLHDTPIRCQDIFKALPEQQRAIRVVLTNGVAGVGKTFSVLKFTLDWAEGGENQDVSVVVVLPFRELNLIRDEQHSLLTLLHVFHPTLQKVTAEQLAVCKLLFIFDGLDESRLSLDFTNRKVVSDVSQKSSLDVLLVNLMEGNLLPSALVWITSRPAAANQIPPKRVDRFTEVRGFTDVQKEEYFRRRISDEERSRTIISHMKTSRNLHIMCRLPVFCWITAAVLEHMLSTEQRGELPQTMTEMFSHFLLVQTQRKKKKYHEGPETSPQEQTEADREVLLKLGRLAFEHLEKGNIMFYREDLEQCGLDVTEASVLSGVCTQIFRRECEMFQKPVYCFVHLSIQEFLAAVYVFHCYTNRKTEVLEKFLREERKDLYVEDEDDDDKVKEEDNTDISSLDVFLNRVMEKSLLSRNGHLDLFVRFLHGLCLESNQRLLGGLLGRTENRPEIIQRIINNLKEMNSDGMSPDRSINIFHCLMEMKDLSVHQEIQEFLQSENRLEKELSDIHCSALAYMLQMSEEVLDEVDLNKYRTSVEGRRRLIPAVRNCRKFRLHVYDLSETHCEVVASALKSNPSHLIELDLSWNNLQDSSVKHLCDGLQSPNCKLETLRLEDCSVSEISCDSLVSALKSNPSHLEHLDLSGNYLQDSGVKHLSGFVESPDCILKTLRDKL from the exons atgaacagTTCAGATCCATTTTACAGCCGACAGAGGAGGACTACAGG accGACTGAAGTCCACAAGATGAGTGattctgaggaggaggaggagtttccATCCTCCAGCCGTCTGTCCATGAAGAGTGACCGGTCCAAAGGAAAACCTCCAGACTTCAGTAAAGAACCTGAaccctcagacacaaa agtTCAGATCCACAGACAGAGATCAGAGTTTCCAGCCTCCAGCCGTCTGTCCATGAAGAGTGACCGGTCCAAAGAACGTCCTCCAGACTTCAGTAAAGAACCTGAaccctcagacacaaa CAGACAGAGATCAGAGTTTCCAGCCTCCAGCCGTCTGTCCATGAAGAGTGACCGGTCCAAAGGAGAAACTCCAGACTTCAGTAAAGAACCTGAaccctcagacacaaa agtgatgaagaggaggagagttTGTGTGGAGGAGCAGCCGTCCTGCTGTGCTCGGTGTCAGGACGTCCTGAAGGATCCAGTCTCTAGCAGCTGTGGACACTGGTTCTGCAGACAGTGCATCAGCTCAGACTGGGACCAGTCTGCTCCATCAGGACACTCCTCCTGTCCCCAGTGTGGAAAAAGatccagaagcagcagctgtggacaaa GTGTTGGTCTGcaggaggttctgcaggaaCATAAGatgagtctgaggaggagatgtgAACATGTGACTGAAGGAAGTGATGAAGCAGGAGGTGGAACCCTCCTCAACAGGATCTACACTGAGctctacatcacagagggacacaGTGGAGAGGCTGATGTCCAACATGaggtggagcagctggagaCAGCTTCCAAGAAGAGGCTCCATGACACTCCCATCAGGTGCCAGGACATCTTTAAAGCCTTACctgagcagcagagagccaTCAGAGTGGTCCTGACCAACGGCGTGGCCGGCGTGGGAAAAACCTTCTCAGTGCTGAAGTTCACTCTGGACTGGGCAGAGGGCGGAGAAAACCAAGACGTcagtgtggtggtggtgcttcCGTTCAGGGAGCTGAACTTGATCAGAGATGAGCAGCACAGTCTTCTCACGctgctccatgttttccatccaACATTACAGAAGGTGACGGCAGAGCAGCTGGCTgtctgtaaacttttgttcatctttgacggtctggatgaaaGCAGACTTTCACTGGATTTCACCAACAGGAAGGTTGTGTCTGACGTCAGCCAGAAGTCATCGCTGGACGTTCTGCTGGTCAACCTCATGgaggggaatctgcttccctcggCTCTGGTCTGGATCACTTCCCGCCCTgcggcagccaatcagatccctcctaaACGTGTGGACAGGTTCACAGAAGTACGAGGCTTCACCGACgtccagaaggaggagtacttcaggaggaGGATCAGTGATGAAGAGCGCTCCAGAacaatcatctcccacatgaagacatccaggaacctccacatcatgtgtcgactcccagtgttctgctggatcactgctgcaGTTCTGGAGCACATGTTgagcacagagcagagaggagagctgcCCCAGACCATGACTGAGATGTTCTCACACTTCCTGCTGGTTcagacacagaggaagaagaagaagtaccATGAGGGACCTGAGACGAGTCCACAGGAGCAGACGGAGGCTGACAGGGAAGTTCTTCTGAAGCTGGGGAGGCTGGCCTTTGAACATCTGGAGAAAGGAAACATCATGTTCTACCGAGAAGACCTGGAGCAGTGTGGTCTGGATGTGACAGAGGCCTCGGTGTTGTCAGGAGTTTGTACCCAGATCTTCAGAAGAGAGTGTGAGATGTTCCAGAAACCAGTCTACTGCTTTGTTCATCTGAgcattcaggagtttctggctgcagtctacgtgttccactgttacaccaacagGAAGACGGAGGTTCTGGAGAAGTTCCTGAGAGAAGAACGGAAAGATCTTTATgttgaagatgaagatgatgatgataagGTGAAAGAGGAGGATAACACAGACATCTCATCCCTGGATGTTTTCCTGaacagagtcatggagaaatCCCTCCTCAGTAGaaatggtcacctggacctgtttgttcgcttccttcatggcctctgtctggagtccaaccagagactcttaggaggtctgctgggtcgGACAGAGAACCGTCCAGAAATTATCCAGAGAATcatcaacaacctgaaggaGATGAACAGTGATGGAAtgtctccagacagaagcatcaacatcttccactgtctgatggagatgaaggatcttTCAGTTcatcaggagatccaagagttcctgcagtcagagaacagaTTAGAGAAGGAACTCTCTGATatccactgctcagctctggcctacatgctgcagatgtcagaggaggttctggatgagGTGGACCTGAACAAGTACAGAACATCAGTGGAGGGAAGACggagactgattccagctgtgaggaactgcagaaagtttCG ACTTCATGTCTATGATCTCTCAGAGACTCACTGTGAAgtcgtggcctcagctctgaagtccaacccctcccatctgatagaactggacctgagctggaacaacctgcaggattcatcagtgaagcatctttgtgatggactgcagagtccaaactgtaaactggagactctcag attggaggaCTGCAGtgtgtcagagatcagctgtgactctctggtctcagctctgaagtccaacccctcacatctggaacatctggacctgagtggaaactacctgcaggattcaggagtgaaacatctgagtggttttgtggagagtccagactgcatcctgaagactctgag agataagctgtga
- the LOC127537778 gene encoding NACHT, LRR and PYD domains-containing protein 14-like isoform X4 → MNSSDPFYSRQRRTTGPTEVHKMSDSEEEEEFPSSSRLSMKSDRSKGKPPDFSKEPEPSDTKVQIHRQRSEFPASSRLSMKSDRSKERPPDFSKEPEPSDTKVMKRRRVCVEEQPSCCARCQDVLKDPVSSSCGHWFCRQCISSDWDQSAPSGHSSCPQCGKRSRSSSCGQSVGLQEVLQEHKMSLRRRCEHVTEGSDEAGGGTLLNRIYTELYITEGHSGEADVQHEVEQLETASKKRLHDTPIRCQDIFKALPEQQRAIRVVLTNGVAGVGKTFSVLKFTLDWAEGGENQDVSVVVVLPFRELNLIRDEQHSLLTLLHVFHPTLQKVTAEQLAVCKLLFIFDGLDESRLSLDFTNRKVVSDVSQKSSLDVLLVNLMEGNLLPSALVWITSRPAAANQIPPKRVDRFTEVRGFTDVQKEEYFRRRISDEERSRTIISHMKTSRNLHIMCRLPVFCWITAAVLEHMLSTEQRGELPQTMTEMFSHFLLVQTQRKKKKYHEGPETSPQEQTEADREVLLKLGRLAFEHLEKGNIMFYREDLEQCGLDVTEASVLSGVCTQIFRRECEMFQKPVYCFVHLSIQEFLAAVYVFHCYTNRKTEVLEKFLREERKDLYVEDEDDDDKVKEEDNTDISSLDVFLNRVMEKSLLSRNGHLDLFVRFLHGLCLESNQRLLGGLLGRTENRPEIIQRIINNLKEMNSDGMSPDRSINIFHCLMEMKDLSVHQEIQEFLQSENRLEKELSDIHCSALAYMLQMSEEVLDEVDLNKYRTSVEGRRRLIPAVRNCRKFRLHVYDLSETHCEVVASALKSNPSHLIELDLSWNNLQDSSVKHLCDGLQSPNCKLETLRLEDCSVSEISCDSLVSALKSNPSHLEHLDLSGNYLQDSGVKHLSGFVESPDCILKTLRLKDCCFSEISCDSLVSALKSNPSHLEHLDLSWNDLKDLGVKHLSGFVESPDCILKTLRLKDCSLSEISCDSLVSALKSNPSHLEHLDLSGNYLQDSGVKHLSGFVESPDCILKTLRLEDCSLSEISCDSLVSALKSNPSHLEHLDLSRNDLKDSSVKHLSGFVESPDCILKTLRLKDCSLSEISCDSLVSALKSNPSHLEHLDLSLNDLKDSGVKHLSGFVESPDCILKTLRLRECSLSEISCDSLVSALKSNPSHLEHLDLSWNNLKDSSVKHLLDLVESPDCSLKTLRSVEGSISLCCFQQFSTKHSQYQSKDPVSPVNLQLLSEAVRAEWRQKHRDSSQPIRGATSLLSWCV, encoded by the exons atgaacagTTCAGATCCATTTTACAGCCGACAGAGGAGGACTACAGG accGACTGAAGTCCACAAGATGAGTGattctgaggaggaggaggagtttccATCCTCCAGCCGTCTGTCCATGAAGAGTGACCGGTCCAAAGGAAAACCTCCAGACTTCAGTAAAGAACCTGAaccctcagacacaaa agtTCAGATCCACAGACAGAGATCAGAGTTTCCAGCCTCCAGCCGTCTGTCCATGAAGAGTGACCGGTCCAAAGAACGTCCTCCAGACTTCAGTAAAGAACCTGAaccctcagacacaaa agtgatgaagaggaggagagttTGTGTGGAGGAGCAGCCGTCCTGCTGTGCTCGGTGTCAGGACGTCCTGAAGGATCCAGTCTCTAGCAGCTGTGGACACTGGTTCTGCAGACAGTGCATCAGCTCAGACTGGGACCAGTCTGCTCCATCAGGACACTCCTCCTGTCCCCAGTGTGGAAAAAGatccagaagcagcagctgtggacaaa GTGTTGGTCTGcaggaggttctgcaggaaCATAAGatgagtctgaggaggagatgtgAACATGTGACTGAAGGAAGTGATGAAGCAGGAGGTGGAACCCTCCTCAACAGGATCTACACTGAGctctacatcacagagggacacaGTGGAGAGGCTGATGTCCAACATGaggtggagcagctggagaCAGCTTCCAAGAAGAGGCTCCATGACACTCCCATCAGGTGCCAGGACATCTTTAAAGCCTTACctgagcagcagagagccaTCAGAGTGGTCCTGACCAACGGCGTGGCCGGCGTGGGAAAAACCTTCTCAGTGCTGAAGTTCACTCTGGACTGGGCAGAGGGCGGAGAAAACCAAGACGTcagtgtggtggtggtgcttcCGTTCAGGGAGCTGAACTTGATCAGAGATGAGCAGCACAGTCTTCTCACGctgctccatgttttccatccaACATTACAGAAGGTGACGGCAGAGCAGCTGGCTgtctgtaaacttttgttcatctttgacggtctggatgaaaGCAGACTTTCACTGGATTTCACCAACAGGAAGGTTGTGTCTGACGTCAGCCAGAAGTCATCGCTGGACGTTCTGCTGGTCAACCTCATGgaggggaatctgcttccctcggCTCTGGTCTGGATCACTTCCCGCCCTgcggcagccaatcagatccctcctaaACGTGTGGACAGGTTCACAGAAGTACGAGGCTTCACCGACgtccagaaggaggagtacttcaggaggaGGATCAGTGATGAAGAGCGCTCCAGAacaatcatctcccacatgaagacatccaggaacctccacatcatgtgtcgactcccagtgttctgctggatcactgctgcaGTTCTGGAGCACATGTTgagcacagagcagagaggagagctgcCCCAGACCATGACTGAGATGTTCTCACACTTCCTGCTGGTTcagacacagaggaagaagaagaagtaccATGAGGGACCTGAGACGAGTCCACAGGAGCAGACGGAGGCTGACAGGGAAGTTCTTCTGAAGCTGGGGAGGCTGGCCTTTGAACATCTGGAGAAAGGAAACATCATGTTCTACCGAGAAGACCTGGAGCAGTGTGGTCTGGATGTGACAGAGGCCTCGGTGTTGTCAGGAGTTTGTACCCAGATCTTCAGAAGAGAGTGTGAGATGTTCCAGAAACCAGTCTACTGCTTTGTTCATCTGAgcattcaggagtttctggctgcagtctacgtgttccactgttacaccaacagGAAGACGGAGGTTCTGGAGAAGTTCCTGAGAGAAGAACGGAAAGATCTTTATgttgaagatgaagatgatgatgataagGTGAAAGAGGAGGATAACACAGACATCTCATCCCTGGATGTTTTCCTGaacagagtcatggagaaatCCCTCCTCAGTAGaaatggtcacctggacctgtttgttcgcttccttcatggcctctgtctggagtccaaccagagactcttaggaggtctgctgggtcgGACAGAGAACCGTCCAGAAATTATCCAGAGAATcatcaacaacctgaaggaGATGAACAGTGATGGAAtgtctccagacagaagcatcaacatcttccactgtctgatggagatgaaggatcttTCAGTTcatcaggagatccaagagttcctgcagtcagagaacagaTTAGAGAAGGAACTCTCTGATatccactgctcagctctggcctacatgctgcagatgtcagaggaggttctggatgagGTGGACCTGAACAAGTACAGAACATCAGTGGAGGGAAGACggagactgattccagctgtgaggaactgcagaaagtttCG ACTTCATGTCTATGATCTCTCAGAGACTCACTGTGAAgtcgtggcctcagctctgaagtccaacccctcccatctgatagaactggacctgagctggaacaacctgcaggattcatcagtgaagcatctttgtgatggactgcagagtccaaactgtaaactggagactctcag attggaggaCTGCAGtgtgtcagagatcagctgtgactctctggtctcagctctgaagtccaacccctcacatctggaacatctggacctgagtggaaactacctgcaggattcaggagtgaaacatctgagtggttttgtggagagtccagactgcatcctgaagactctgag attgaaggactgctgtttttcagagataagctgtgattctctggtctcagctctgaagtccaacccctcacatctggaacatctggacctgagctggaaCGACCTGAAGGATttaggagtgaaacatctgagtggttttgtggagagtccagactgcatcctgaagactctgag attgaaggactgcagtttgtcagagatcagctgtgattctttggtctcagctctgaagtccaacccctcacatctggaacatctggacctgagtggaaactacctgcaggattcaggagtgaaacatctgagtggttttgtggagagtccagactgcatcctgaagactctgag attggaggactgcagtttgtcagagatcagctgtgattctctggtctcagctctgaagtccaacccctcacatctggaacatctggacctgagcaggaacgacctgaaggattcatcagtgaaacatctgagtggttttgtggagagtccagactgcatcctgaagactctgag attgaaggactgcagtttgtcagagatcagctgtgattctctggtctcagctctgaagtccaacccctcacatctggaacatctggacctgagcctcaacgacctgaaggattcaggagtgaaacatctgagtggttttgtggagagtccagactgcatcctgaagactctgag attaagggaatgcagtttgtcagagatcagctgtgattctctggtctcagctctgaagtccaacccctcacatctggaacatctggacctgagctggaacaacctgaaggattcatcagtgaaacacctgttagatcttgtggagagtccagactgcagcctgaagactctgaggtcagtagaaggttccatcagtctctgctgcttccagcagttttctactaaacacagtcagtatcaaagcaaagatccagtgtctcctgtaaacctgcagcttctcagtgaagctgtgagagcagaatggagacagaaacacagagacagcagtcagccaatcagaggagccacaagcttgttgtcatggtgtgtttga